One stretch of Natronolimnobius baerhuensis DNA includes these proteins:
- a CDS encoding IMPACT family protein gives MSRTFETIAEPATAEFVVQGSEFIGHARPVESVEAAEAFVDRVSEEYADATHNVPAYRVRADPDGEFLREYSSDDGEPSGSAGKPALNVLTQQNIENCVVVVTRYYGGTNLGVGGLVRAYSQAVKDAVDAAGIVEERPHEQVRATVAYDDSGTVRGILESEGYEFDAAYEADVSFDVRVPIADAAALRDRLRSATSGRVDLE, from the coding sequence GTGAGTCGGACGTTCGAGACGATTGCTGAGCCCGCCACCGCCGAGTTCGTCGTCCAGGGCTCGGAGTTTATCGGCCACGCCCGCCCCGTCGAGTCGGTCGAGGCCGCGGAAGCGTTCGTCGACCGGGTCAGCGAGGAGTACGCCGACGCGACTCACAACGTCCCCGCCTACCGCGTTCGGGCCGACCCCGACGGCGAGTTTCTGCGGGAATACTCGAGCGACGACGGCGAACCGTCCGGATCGGCGGGGAAACCGGCGCTGAACGTCCTCACACAACAGAATATCGAGAACTGTGTGGTCGTCGTCACGCGCTACTACGGCGGCACGAACCTCGGCGTCGGCGGCCTCGTTCGGGCGTACTCGCAGGCGGTCAAAGACGCGGTCGACGCGGCCGGCATCGTCGAAGAGCGTCCACACGAGCAGGTTCGGGCAACCGTGGCGTACGACGACTCCGGAACGGTTCGGGGCATTCTCGAGAGCGAGGGCTACGAGTTTGATGCCGCTTACGAGGCGGACGTGTCCTTCGATGTCCGCGTCCCGATTGCCGATGCTGCGGCGCTCCGAGATCGGCTTCGAAGTGCGACGAGCGGCCGTGTCGACCTCGAGTGA
- a CDS encoding TRAP transporter permease — MSDETRDTDDETDERGDSGPTSDAETAIHSSEELSEEEQKEILQEVERTRSPRGPAAVIVALLGITFSAFQMWIAARSYVFWVPISDVSLWPLQASLESTTISLQQLQVNALHVTFALVLAFLLFPASRGTGFVARRLGAVEPAVERRFGATHPITRATARVRAGVRWAAIDPSLSRITPIDIGCLFLALLPVYYTMTEFDEIREIPIFGIHAARPIQEVYPWTEPVVMALATVGIPLDETSYAFLMGVLGLLLVLEATRRTLGPFLMALVASFIVYAHWGYLIPRDSVIGALSIQPESWGNIVYNLWYTVEAGVMSTPVTVSVRFIYIFILFGAFLEMSGAGKWFIDLAYSLTGTRKGGPAKASTVSSGFMGMLSGSSIANTVTTGAFTIPLMKRSGYSPEFSGAVESSSSSGGQMLPPVMGAAAFLIMEFTGTPYADVIIAATLPAIAFFFGMWVMVHFEAVRGGIGGLPRSELPDMRSSIREGWFYLIPIVLLLYFLVIARFSVNRAGWFTIVAVIALIAVVTAYDRQTRIPLFATIAGLTLAQAGAFATTGGGLVHAIQVAAGLEAAGTPYPLEDAAFAAASDLGTIAILVSLAFILARPRAASPLLELDDEVDDTAEHTASKLGRPTLAGNSAYRFGTFVLTSMDSGARTATTVVVAVAAAGVVPGVISVSGLGPNLAALIGAVSGDSMLLLLVLMGISSIIFGMGMPTTAMYIILIAMLGGPIEDAGIVILAGHLFVLYFGLMADVTPPVAVAAFAGAGVAKADEMQTAIIAFMLSLNKVLVPFAFVFSPGILLIRVSGDDWWIIGWADVAELGFFVPEVVIPVAGMFLGVYALGATIIGYQYAKVTSLERILYTLSSIFLMVPEIPLLITEAILGLFGIPSMLTIFSVTAGLRAVGLVMLVGLTQRNRERALETDAEFTTPATSEG, encoded by the coding sequence ATGAGTGACGAGACGCGCGATACGGACGACGAGACAGACGAACGTGGCGACTCGGGACCGACCTCGGATGCAGAGACGGCGATTCACTCGAGCGAAGAACTCTCCGAGGAAGAGCAAAAGGAGATCCTGCAGGAAGTCGAGCGGACGCGCAGTCCCCGCGGGCCGGCGGCGGTAATCGTCGCCCTCCTCGGGATCACGTTCTCGGCGTTCCAGATGTGGATCGCCGCCCGGAGCTACGTCTTCTGGGTGCCGATTTCGGATGTCTCGCTGTGGCCGCTCCAGGCGAGCCTCGAGAGTACGACGATTTCGCTCCAGCAGTTACAGGTAAACGCACTCCACGTGACATTCGCGCTAGTCCTTGCGTTCTTGCTGTTTCCGGCCAGTCGGGGCACTGGGTTCGTTGCGCGACGGCTGGGTGCGGTCGAACCCGCCGTCGAACGACGCTTCGGAGCGACACATCCCATAACGCGGGCAACAGCGCGAGTGCGCGCAGGCGTCCGGTGGGCGGCTATCGATCCGTCGCTCAGCCGGATCACGCCCATCGACATCGGCTGTCTGTTCCTCGCACTGTTGCCGGTCTACTACACGATGACCGAGTTCGACGAAATCCGCGAAATCCCGATCTTCGGCATCCACGCGGCGCGACCGATACAGGAGGTCTACCCGTGGACCGAGCCGGTCGTCATGGCGCTCGCAACAGTCGGGATCCCACTCGATGAAACCTCCTATGCCTTCCTGATGGGCGTCCTCGGATTGCTGCTCGTGCTCGAGGCGACCAGACGGACGCTCGGGCCGTTTCTCATGGCGCTCGTCGCCTCGTTCATCGTCTATGCTCACTGGGGTTATCTCATCCCGCGAGACTCCGTTATCGGCGCGCTCTCGATCCAGCCCGAATCGTGGGGCAACATCGTCTACAACCTCTGGTACACCGTCGAAGCGGGCGTGATGAGTACGCCCGTCACCGTCAGCGTCCGCTTTATCTACATCTTCATCCTCTTTGGCGCGTTCCTCGAGATGAGCGGCGCTGGCAAGTGGTTCATCGATCTGGCCTACTCGCTGACCGGGACGCGAAAGGGCGGCCCCGCGAAAGCCAGCACCGTCTCGAGCGGGTTCATGGGGATGCTCTCGGGCTCTTCAATCGCGAACACGGTCACGACGGGCGCGTTTACGATCCCCTTAATGAAGCGCTCGGGCTACTCGCCGGAGTTCTCCGGCGCGGTCGAATCCTCCTCGTCCTCTGGCGGGCAGATGCTCCCGCCGGTGATGGGGGCCGCCGCGTTCTTGATCATGGAGTTTACGGGCACGCCGTACGCCGACGTGATCATCGCCGCGACGCTCCCGGCCATCGCCTTCTTCTTCGGCATGTGGGTGATGGTCCACTTCGAGGCCGTCCGCGGCGGAATTGGTGGACTGCCGCGGAGCGAACTCCCCGATATGCGCTCGAGCATCCGTGAGGGCTGGTTCTACCTGATACCAATCGTCCTCTTGCTGTACTTCCTCGTGATCGCCCGGTTCTCGGTCAACCGGGCTGGCTGGTTCACCATCGTGGCAGTCATCGCCCTGATAGCAGTCGTCACCGCCTACGACAGACAGACGAGAATTCCGCTGTTCGCGACGATTGCCGGCCTCACCCTCGCACAGGCTGGCGCGTTCGCAACCACCGGTGGCGGCCTCGTCCATGCGATTCAGGTCGCTGCCGGACTCGAGGCCGCTGGCACGCCCTACCCGCTCGAGGACGCCGCGTTCGCTGCAGCGTCCGATCTCGGGACGATTGCGATCCTCGTCAGTCTCGCGTTTATTCTGGCTCGGCCGCGCGCTGCGTCGCCACTGTTGGAACTCGACGACGAGGTCGACGACACGGCCGAACACACTGCCTCGAAACTCGGCCGGCCGACGCTCGCGGGGAACTCGGCGTACCGCTTCGGGACGTTCGTCCTGACGTCGATGGATTCGGGTGCACGAACCGCGACGACGGTCGTCGTCGCCGTCGCCGCCGCGGGCGTCGTTCCCGGCGTGATTAGCGTCTCCGGGCTCGGGCCGAACCTGGCGGCGCTCATCGGCGCGGTCAGCGGCGACTCGATGCTCTTGTTGCTGGTTCTGATGGGTATTTCGTCGATCATCTTCGGGATGGGGATGCCGACGACCGCGATGTACATCATCCTGATCGCGATGCTCGGCGGGCCAATCGAAGACGCCGGGATCGTAATTCTCGCGGGTCACCTCTTCGTGCTCTACTTCGGGCTGATGGCGGACGTAACGCCGCCGGTCGCCGTCGCCGCGTTCGCCGGTGCCGGCGTCGCCAAAGCTGACGAGATGCAAACCGCGATCATCGCGTTCATGCTCTCGCTGAACAAGGTCCTCGTTCCGTTCGCGTTCGTCTTCTCGCCAGGCATCCTCCTTATTCGAGTGTCCGGCGACGACTGGTGGATCATCGGCTGGGCAGACGTCGCCGAACTCGGCTTCTTCGTCCCCGAGGTCGTGATCCCCGTCGCCGGCATGTTCCTCGGCGTCTACGCACTCGGCGCGACCATCATCGGCTACCAGTACGCGAAGGTAACGAGCCTCGAGCGAATCCTCTATACGCTGTCCTCGATCTTCCTGATGGTCCCCGAAATCCCGCTGCTCATCACGGAGGCGATCCTCGGCCTGTTCGGAATCCCGTCCATGCTGACGATCTTCTCGGTGACCGCCGGATTGCGGGCTGTCGGCCTCGTCATGCTCGTCGGACTCACCCAGCGCAACCGCGAGCGCGCACTCGAGACCGACGCCGAGTTCACGACGCCAGCAACGAGCGAGGGGTAA
- a CDS encoding DUF1850 domain-containing protein yields MDRLTRWGLAIAILAVVGATAAVVAPTAAGQTLVVSDAETGENLLEIPVEDGDEVTLAYTHSVEKTPIEDVYVIEETTLQMDRMVFRSHGAGLPSDEAIEQTDEGYVVSSDERYEDLGVVPGEIAGHELVVGDDRYDLVERSDGPVVLSVTDTAASNSKTGLEHLKWTHDTR; encoded by the coding sequence GTGGATCGACTGACACGCTGGGGACTCGCCATCGCCATACTCGCGGTCGTCGGAGCCACAGCAGCCGTCGTTGCGCCGACAGCCGCCGGGCAGACACTCGTCGTCTCCGACGCGGAGACCGGCGAGAACCTCCTCGAGATTCCGGTCGAAGACGGCGACGAGGTCACACTGGCGTACACACACAGCGTCGAGAAGACGCCAATCGAGGACGTCTACGTCATCGAAGAGACGACGCTGCAAATGGATCGGATGGTATTTCGCTCGCACGGCGCTGGGCTGCCCTCGGACGAAGCAATCGAGCAGACCGACGAGGGCTACGTCGTCTCCTCGGACGAACGCTACGAGGACCTCGGCGTCGTCCCAGGGGAGATCGCCGGGCACGAACTCGTCGTCGGCGACGACCGATACGATCTAGTCGAGCGCAGCGACGGCCCCGTCGTCCTCTCGGTCACAGACACTGCGGCCTCGAACAGCAAAACTGGCCTCGAGCACCTGAAGTGGACCCATGATACACGATGA
- a CDS encoding TAXI family TRAP transporter solute-binding subunit: MVRQIDRRRFIAVGGTVGFASLAGCIGDDAEDDGNGNGNGNGNGDDDAAEDDPDDNGDEEEEEEEDLEEAEPDEGGEVLSWHAGGTGGTYYPLSGDFKSIVEEHTPHGLQVQSTGASVENVGSLHREEAEFALIQNDIAYFAYNGTGLEEFEGNEMENIRGVATLYPETIHIITQEDSGIETVEDLEGETVNTGDLGSGTQVNALQILETAGISEDDFDEQNADFDTAADQIRDGDVDAAFVVGGWPVGSVEELATTEDIALVEVSEDLRGDVMDDAEWFAEDTIPGGTYDGVDDDVETVSVQAMIATHEGVDEDIVEEVTAAIFDNTDDVTQKEDFIDVDSAQDGMPIDLHPGAQAYFDE, translated from the coding sequence ATGGTGCGACAGATTGACAGACGACGATTCATCGCAGTCGGTGGGACTGTTGGGTTCGCCAGCCTGGCTGGTTGTATTGGTGACGACGCCGAGGACGATGGGAACGGCAACGGAAACGGCAATGGAAACGGCGACGACGACGCGGCCGAAGACGACCCCGACGACAACGGTGACGAGGAGGAAGAAGAGGAAGAGGACCTCGAGGAAGCCGAGCCTGACGAAGGCGGGGAAGTCCTCTCCTGGCACGCCGGCGGCACCGGTGGCACGTACTACCCGCTGTCGGGTGACTTCAAGAGTATCGTCGAGGAGCACACGCCCCACGGGCTGCAGGTCCAGTCGACCGGGGCCAGCGTCGAGAACGTCGGCAGCCTCCATCGCGAGGAAGCCGAGTTCGCGCTGATCCAGAACGACATCGCGTACTTCGCGTACAACGGCACCGGCCTCGAGGAGTTCGAGGGCAACGAAATGGAGAATATCCGCGGCGTCGCGACGTTATACCCCGAAACGATCCACATCATCACTCAGGAGGACTCGGGTATCGAGACGGTCGAGGATCTCGAGGGAGAGACGGTCAACACCGGAGATCTCGGCAGCGGGACGCAGGTCAACGCCTTGCAGATCCTCGAGACGGCGGGGATCTCTGAGGACGACTTCGACGAGCAAAATGCGGACTTCGACACGGCAGCGGATCAGATTCGCGACGGTGACGTCGACGCTGCGTTCGTCGTCGGCGGCTGGCCGGTTGGCTCCGTCGAGGAGTTGGCGACGACCGAAGACATCGCGCTCGTCGAGGTCTCGGAGGACCTGCGCGGCGACGTGATGGACGACGCCGAGTGGTTCGCCGAAGATACGATTCCGGGCGGCACATACGACGGCGTCGACGACGACGTCGAGACGGTGTCGGTCCAGGCAATGATCGCGACCCACGAGGGCGTCGACGAGGACATCGTCGAGGAGGTCACCGCTGCGATCTTCGATAACACCGACGACGTCACCCAGAAAGAGGACTTCATCGACGTCGACTCGGCACAGGACGGGATGCCAATCGACCTCCATCCGGGTGCACAGGCCTACTTCGACGAGTAG
- a CDS encoding DUF7522 family protein, translating to MDGDAIDPELADELQSICRTTVGDELRSITYFTDNDVEQLYLRSDLEQTADLVGFAEHERRGFHSQSAYRKTQLGDYEATVRMFENGYLSRVIRGDHGVWVTTDSMSMDRFEELTSALMTVLEEA from the coding sequence ATGGACGGCGATGCGATTGATCCCGAACTCGCAGACGAACTGCAGTCGATCTGTCGAACCACGGTCGGCGACGAACTTCGCAGTATCACCTACTTCACTGACAACGACGTCGAACAGCTCTACCTTCGGTCAGACCTCGAGCAAACCGCAGACCTCGTCGGGTTTGCCGAACACGAACGTCGCGGATTTCACTCGCAATCAGCCTACAGAAAGACCCAACTCGGCGACTACGAAGCGACGGTCCGGATGTTCGAAAACGGCTATCTCTCTCGGGTAATCCGGGGCGACCACGGCGTCTGGGTGACGACGGACAGCATGTCGATGGACCGATTCGAAGAGCTCACAAGCGCGCTCATGACTGTCCTCGAGGAGGCCTAA